TTACTTCTGCGCCTGCCGCGTTGAAGCTCTCATACTGAAGTTCTCCAAGCGGACCGCCATCCATCGTGTAGGCGAAATCGGCACCGAATCGTTCTACATCAAACTTATGCGGGCCGCGTCCGATTTCTTCGTCAGGTGTGAAGCCGATACGTACTTTGCCGTGTTTGATTTCGGGGTGTTCAACTAAGTAATGCATAGCTGTCATAATTTCCGCGATCCCGGCTTTATCGTCAGCACCTAATAATGTCGTGCCATCCGTCGTGATCAACGTGTGGCCTACGTAGTTGTTGAGCTCAGGGAATGCTTGCACGCTCATGAGGGTAGTTTCATTCAATGAAATGTCTTTACCGTCATAGTCGTCGATGCGTTGCGGTTTGACGTTTGTCCCTGTATAGTCAGTCGCCGTGTCAACATGGGCTAGGAAACCGACTGTAGGCAGTTGTTTGTCGGTGTTAGCCGGTAATGTGCCGAATAGATAGCCGTTTTCATCAACTGAAATTTCTTCGAGACCGATGTCGGCCATTTCTTTTTCGAGCACACGCAGTAGGTCCCACTGTTTTGCAGTAGACGGTGTCGTGTCCGAAGAAGCATCGGATTGAGTATCAATTTTAGCGTAGCGGATAAGTCGTTCGATCAGTTCTTCTTTCATGTAGCAGGCTCCTCTCAAGATACGAATTAATGCTTTCATTT
This window of the Sporosarcina ureae genome carries:
- the pepT gene encoding peptidase T encodes the protein MKEELIERLIRYAKIDTQSDASSDTTPSTAKQWDLLRVLEKEMADIGLEEISVDENGYLFGTLPANTDKQLPTVGFLAHVDTATDYTGTNVKPQRIDDYDGKDISLNETTLMSVQAFPELNNYVGHTLITTDGTTLLGADDKAGIAEIMTAMHYLVEHPEIKHGKVRIGFTPDEEIGRGPHKFDVERFGADFAYTMDGGPLGELQYESFNAAGAEVTFHGTNVHPGTAKGKMVNSLLIAAEFHQAMPEHDIPQETENYEGFIHLMEANGSVEKTTYQYIIRDFDKNSFESRKQLLQDTAAHLKEKHGEHTVELTVTDQYFNMGEKITPVMEIVDVMEEVYRSLDIEPKIAPIRGGTDGSQLSYMGMPTPNIFTGGENYHGKYEFISADNMVKATQVIIEALKLQEQRG